In one Nitrospira sp. genomic region, the following are encoded:
- a CDS encoding DUF429 domain-containing protein has protein sequence MGTDWLRRGCGLSLAGLCSALARLRMAGSIGDFNPGMRGQSKQAVVGIDVGGERKGFHAVALLGGIVLDKKTDPDPKVIVDWCLDHKAMVVAVDAPCRWSQSGSSRLAEQKLELRGKKIYCFSTPTRARALHRNFYKWVFNGERLYRLLAAQYVLFSGQWANRPMCIETFPHAVTCAIAGRVVATKPKATVRRAALQKRGYGVHDLSNIDFVDAALCAVAAEGFRSRHYQQYGDRREGFIVVPAPSVSIASSKYL, from the coding sequence ATGGGGACCGACTGGTTGCGCCGGGGGTGCGGATTGAGCCTGGCAGGTCTGTGCAGCGCCTTGGCACGTTTGAGGATGGCGGGCAGCATAGGAGATTTTAATCCCGGCATGCGTGGTCAGTCTAAACAGGCAGTTGTGGGAATTGATGTGGGTGGGGAACGAAAGGGGTTTCACGCTGTTGCCTTGCTTGGCGGCATAGTGTTGGACAAAAAGACCGATCCCGATCCCAAAGTGATTGTTGATTGGTGTCTTGATCACAAAGCCATGGTGGTCGCCGTGGATGCCCCGTGCCGGTGGAGCCAATCAGGCTCTTCCCGTCTAGCTGAGCAGAAATTAGAGTTGCGGGGAAAGAAGATTTATTGCTTCTCGACGCCGACGCGAGCCCGCGCATTGCACCGAAATTTCTACAAATGGGTATTCAACGGGGAGAGGCTTTACCGACTCTTAGCAGCCCAGTACGTTCTGTTCAGCGGGCAGTGGGCAAACAGACCGATGTGCATTGAGACATTTCCTCATGCCGTTACCTGCGCCATAGCAGGGCGGGTAGTTGCAACGAAGCCCAAAGCAACGGTGCGCCGGGCGGCGCTACAGAAGAGAGGGTACGGAGTCCACGATCTTTCCAATATTGATTTTGTCGATGCAGCCCTCTGCGCCGTGGCGGCCGAGGGATTTCGTAGTCGCCACTACCAGCAATATGGTGACCGCCGGGAAGGTTTCATTGTCGTGCCGGCCCCCAGCGTCTCGATCGCTTCAAGCAAGTACCTATAG
- a CDS encoding leucine--tRNA ligase: MGNTYDHTAIEAKWQAWWERARVFRATDDPAKPKFYCLDMFPYPSGSGLHVGHLEGYTATDIVARYKRMCGFNVLHPMGWDAFGLPAEQYAVKTGVHPATTTAQNIATFKRQMQRAGLSYDWDRELSTTDPAYYRWTQWIFLKLFERGLAYVAEVPVNWCPALGTVLANEEIVDGKSEVGGFDVVRKPMRQWVLKITAYADRLLEDLKLVDWPASTLEMQKNWIGRSIGAEVEFALAGMNGSLRIFTTRPDTLFGATYMVLAPEHPLVDVVTTTDRSQEVAAYRAAASRKSDLQRQELDKDKTGVFTGSYAINPVNGERLPVWIADYVLMSYGTGAIMAVPAHDERDWAFARTYNLLIREVIHGGDVSKAAFVETGRGTVVNSTTPDGSFSIDALTPADASPKITAWLEKRGKGRKAINYKLRDWLFARQRYWGEPFPIVWTDGEAKPIPEEQLPLPLPETKNFKPSGSGESPLANLEDWLVTTDPKTGQPARRETNTMPQWAGSCWYYLRFIDPKNSSCLVDPAKERYWMPVDLYIGGSEHAVLHLLYSRFWHKVLLDIGVVSTPEPFKKLVHQGIVLGEDNQKMSKSRGNVVNPDEMIDRFGADAVRMYEMFMGPLEAMKPWSTRGVEGVTRFLDRVWRMLVHEDGTLSPAIVTTAPTAEQLRLLHQTIKKVTDDLEGLRFNTAISQMMIFTNEMTKFERRSRALLEPFVLLLAPFAPHLCEELWEKLGGKPSVSQQSWPAFDPARVVSTRVEIPLQVNGKLRSKIEVPADWTEAQVVELAKQDAKLTEWLQGQPLKKVIYVPKKLVNFVV, encoded by the coding sequence ATGGGTAACACCTATGATCATACGGCCATCGAGGCCAAGTGGCAGGCCTGGTGGGAACGGGCACGCGTGTTTCGCGCGACGGACGATCCCGCCAAGCCCAAGTTCTACTGCCTTGACATGTTTCCCTATCCTTCGGGGTCGGGGCTTCACGTCGGGCATCTCGAAGGCTACACGGCCACCGACATCGTGGCCCGCTATAAGCGTATGTGCGGCTTCAACGTGCTGCATCCGATGGGCTGGGACGCGTTTGGGCTTCCGGCCGAGCAGTACGCCGTGAAGACGGGCGTGCATCCCGCCACAACCACTGCGCAAAACATTGCCACCTTCAAGCGCCAGATGCAGCGCGCAGGGCTCTCCTACGACTGGGACCGCGAACTCAGCACGACCGATCCGGCCTATTACCGCTGGACGCAGTGGATTTTTCTCAAGCTTTTCGAGCGTGGACTCGCCTACGTGGCCGAGGTACCAGTCAATTGGTGTCCGGCACTGGGAACAGTGCTGGCCAACGAGGAGATCGTCGATGGCAAGAGCGAAGTGGGCGGCTTCGACGTCGTGCGCAAGCCCATGCGGCAGTGGGTCCTGAAGATCACTGCCTACGCGGACCGGCTGCTGGAAGATCTGAAACTGGTGGACTGGCCGGCTAGCACGCTCGAGATGCAGAAAAACTGGATCGGCCGCTCGATCGGCGCGGAAGTGGAGTTCGCGCTGGCCGGCATGAACGGCAGCCTCCGCATCTTCACCACCCGGCCCGACACGCTGTTCGGCGCGACCTATATGGTGCTAGCGCCCGAACATCCGCTGGTGGACGTCGTCACGACAACCGATCGGAGCCAAGAAGTCGCAGCCTATCGCGCGGCGGCGTCGCGCAAGAGCGATCTGCAGCGTCAAGAGCTGGACAAGGACAAGACCGGCGTCTTCACCGGCAGTTACGCCATCAATCCGGTCAACGGCGAGCGGCTGCCGGTCTGGATCGCCGATTACGTGCTCATGAGCTACGGGACCGGCGCGATCATGGCCGTGCCCGCGCACGACGAGCGCGACTGGGCCTTCGCGCGCACGTACAACTTGCTGATCCGCGAGGTGATCCACGGCGGCGACGTGTCGAAGGCCGCCTTCGTCGAAACCGGTCGCGGGACCGTGGTGAATTCTACGACGCCTGACGGCTCTTTCTCGATTGACGCTCTCACGCCGGCCGACGCGAGTCCGAAAATCACCGCCTGGCTTGAGAAGAGGGGGAAGGGCAGGAAGGCGATCAATTATAAGTTGCGCGACTGGCTTTTCGCGCGCCAGCGCTACTGGGGCGAGCCCTTTCCGATCGTCTGGACGGACGGCGAAGCGAAGCCAATCCCGGAAGAGCAACTGCCGTTGCCGCTGCCTGAAACGAAGAACTTTAAGCCGTCGGGAAGCGGCGAGAGTCCGCTGGCAAATCTCGAGGACTGGCTGGTGACAACCGATCCGAAGACTGGACAGCCAGCCCGCCGCGAAACCAACACGATGCCGCAGTGGGCCGGCTCCTGCTGGTACTACCTGCGGTTCATCGATCCGAAAAATTCCAGCTGCTTGGTCGATCCCGCCAAAGAGCGCTACTGGATGCCGGTGGACCTCTACATCGGCGGCAGCGAGCACGCGGTGCTGCATCTGCTCTATTCGCGCTTCTGGCATAAGGTCCTACTCGACATCGGCGTCGTGAGCACGCCCGAGCCGTTCAAGAAACTGGTGCATCAGGGCATCGTGCTGGGCGAGGACAACCAGAAGATGTCCAAGTCACGCGGTAACGTCGTCAATCCCGACGAGATGATAGACCGCTTCGGTGCCGATGCGGTGCGGATGTACGAGATGTTCATGGGGCCGCTCGAGGCGATGAAGCCTTGGAGTACACGCGGCGTCGAGGGCGTGACACGGTTTCTGGACCGCGTCTGGCGGATGCTCGTCCACGAGGACGGGACATTGAGCCCGGCCATCGTTACCACTGCGCCGACCGCCGAGCAGCTCCGGCTGCTGCATCAGACGATCAAGAAGGTCACGGACGACCTCGAAGGCCTGCGGTTCAACACGGCCATTTCGCAGATGATGATTTTCACCAATGAGATGACGAAGTTCGAGCGTCGTTCGCGCGCCCTGCTGGAGCCGTTCGTCCTCCTGCTGGCGCCCTTCGCACCGCATCTCTGCGAAGAGCTGTGGGAGAAGCTGGGAGGCAAGCCCAGCGTCTCGCAACAGTCCTGGCCGGCCTTCGACCCGGCGCGCGTGGTATCCACGCGGGTCGAAATTCCGCTGCAAGTCAACGGCAAATTGAGGAGTAAAATCGAGGTGCCGGCCGACTGGACGGAGGCGCAGGTCGTCGAACTGGCCAAACAGGACGCGAAACTGACAGAGTGGCTGCAGGGCCAGCCGCTGAAAAAAGTGATCTATGTGCCGAAGAAACTAGTCAACTTTGTGGTGTGA
- a CDS encoding methyltransferase domain-containing protein: MSFYADRIFPRAMDWIMRAPHFQELRQQALAPARGDVLEIGFGTGLNLPHYAKSVTWLTAVDPANFPDALVHKHPAEGAIPVKLLRRSAETLPFESGRFDWAVSTWTLCTIPDPVAALREVRRVLKPDGQFIFLEHGRSPDPKIALWQDRLTPFQRLIACGCHLNRQIEAIIRQAGLIITQLERFQMEGVPRVAGAMYRGIATPHTPIGTPGGAADRNQAVSGKQA, translated from the coding sequence ATGAGCTTCTACGCCGACCGGATTTTCCCGCGCGCAATGGACTGGATCATGCGCGCGCCCCATTTTCAGGAGCTGCGCCAACAGGCGCTGGCACCCGCGCGGGGGGACGTGCTGGAAATCGGATTCGGAACCGGATTGAATCTGCCGCACTATGCGAAGAGCGTCACGTGGCTGACCGCCGTGGATCCCGCAAATTTTCCAGACGCGCTCGTGCACAAGCACCCCGCGGAGGGGGCCATTCCCGTCAAGCTGCTTCGTCGCAGTGCGGAGACCCTGCCGTTCGAATCAGGCCGGTTCGACTGGGCCGTGAGCACCTGGACCCTCTGCACGATTCCCGATCCGGTCGCTGCCCTGCGAGAGGTCCGGCGTGTGCTCAAACCGGACGGGCAGTTCATTTTTCTGGAGCACGGCAGGAGCCCTGATCCGAAGATCGCCCTCTGGCAGGACCGCCTCACACCGTTTCAGCGTCTCATCGCCTGCGGCTGCCACCTCAACCGCCAAATCGAGGCAATCATTCGACAGGCAGGCCTCATCATCACGCAACTAGAACGGTTTCAAATGGAGGGCGTCCCGCGCGTGGCGGGCGCCATGTACCGTGGTATCGCCACCCCGCACACGCCCATCGGCACCCCGGGTGGAGCGGCCGATCGCAATCAGGCCGTTTCCGGGAAACAGGCGTAA
- the holA gene encoding DNA polymerase III subunit delta, giving the protein MNACDLEATIQRQGVAPLYLALGEEDCLRDQALAVLKRAVLGDASGDGGPASGLSVFNYNVLYADESDASEILASAGQAPVFAERRYVVVKSVEKLSAKDGEALLDYLKEPCASTTLVFAAAKLDKRLKFSKELLDRAITIDCAPLPEARLVEWIRQESVHAGVQLNAEATTALAQLVLSLKGDAGGALNLLRRELEKLASYVPSGSTAGVKDVDAVRGGEPGASVFDLARAIAGRHEGQALWILARNIDAGEEPLRILGALAWQFRAIWKAKDQRRFSGPGADLSGAFTEPDLATALRLFAEADTKLKGGASGSSKRLVLERVVLGLCRFERDRGARPRAS; this is encoded by the coding sequence ATGAACGCCTGTGATCTCGAGGCGACGATTCAGCGGCAGGGCGTGGCGCCGCTCTATCTGGCGCTAGGTGAGGAGGACTGTCTGCGCGATCAGGCCCTGGCCGTTCTCAAGAGGGCGGTGCTGGGCGACGCATCCGGCGACGGCGGTCCAGCATCGGGATTGAGCGTGTTTAACTATAACGTGCTCTATGCTGACGAGAGCGATGCCTCGGAAATTCTCGCGAGCGCCGGGCAGGCACCGGTCTTCGCGGAACGCCGCTATGTCGTCGTCAAATCGGTGGAGAAGCTATCGGCGAAAGACGGCGAAGCGCTGCTCGATTATCTCAAGGAGCCGTGCGCATCTACCACGCTGGTGTTCGCTGCCGCCAAGTTGGACAAGCGGCTGAAGTTCTCGAAGGAACTGCTGGACCGCGCCATCACCATCGACTGCGCGCCGCTGCCGGAGGCCCGCCTGGTGGAATGGATCCGGCAGGAAAGCGTTCATGCTGGCGTCCAGTTGAACGCGGAGGCGACGACGGCACTGGCCCAGCTCGTGCTCTCCTTAAAAGGAGACGCAGGCGGTGCGTTGAACTTGCTGCGCCGCGAACTGGAAAAGCTGGCATCCTATGTGCCGTCGGGCTCGACTGCTGGCGTGAAGGACGTCGATGCGGTGCGGGGCGGGGAGCCGGGCGCTTCGGTGTTCGATCTGGCCCGTGCCATCGCCGGGCGACACGAGGGCCAGGCGCTCTGGATTCTGGCAAGAAATATCGATGCGGGGGAGGAGCCGCTGCGGATTCTGGGCGCGCTGGCTTGGCAGTTCCGCGCCATCTGGAAGGCAAAGGACCAGCGCCGGTTCAGCGGGCCGGGCGCCGATCTAAGCGGCGCCTTCACGGAGCCCGATCTGGCCACGGCGCTGCGGCTTTTTGCCGAAGCGGATACGAAATTGAAGGGTGGCGCGTCGGGATCGTCTAAGCGGCTGGTGCTGGAACGGGTGGTGCTGGGCCTGTGCCGGTTCGAGCGGGATCGGGGCGCGCGGCCGCGCGCGTCGTGA
- the umuD gene encoding translesion error-prone DNA polymerase V autoproteolytic subunit yields MTTKVDVVYSPDLSTVCQLPVFLERVPAGFPSPAGDYMEGKLDLNQYLVKHPAATFFVRVTGDSMIEKGIHSGDILIVDRSLDPKDGNIVIAVVDSEPTVKQLEKRNGKLRLLPANKNYEPVEVSEQQSFEIWGIVTNVIHPL; encoded by the coding sequence ATGACCACCAAGGTTGACGTCGTCTACAGCCCCGATCTCTCAACAGTCTGTCAGCTTCCAGTCTTTCTGGAGCGGGTACCTGCTGGTTTTCCCTCGCCGGCTGGTGACTACATGGAGGGCAAGCTCGACCTGAACCAGTACCTTGTTAAGCATCCCGCCGCCACGTTCTTTGTCCGGGTCACCGGCGATTCCATGATTGAGAAGGGCATTCATTCGGGCGACATTTTGATTGTAGACAGGTCACTGGACCCCAAGGACGGCAACATCGTGATCGCGGTAGTGGATAGCGAGCCGACCGTCAAACAACTTGAAAAAAGAAATGGGAAGCTCCGGCTGCTTCCGGCCAACAAGAACTATGAGCCGGTAGAGGTTTCCGAGCAGCAGTCCTTTGAGATATGGGGGATTGTCACGAACGTCATCCACCCTCTCTGA
- a CDS encoding 30S ribosomal protein S20: MPVVHKSTIKRARQAERRAARNRAAMSSVKNVIKKVLAALESKNAAAAKTALREATAALSKARSKGILRRNTVSRRISRLAIRVNQLAAKA; encoded by the coding sequence ATGCCAGTCGTACACAAATCGACGATCAAACGGGCGCGACAGGCCGAACGGCGCGCTGCGCGCAACCGGGCCGCGATGAGCTCGGTCAAGAATGTCATCAAGAAGGTCCTGGCCGCCCTCGAATCCAAGAACGCGGCGGCCGCCAAGACTGCCCTGCGCGAAGCCACCGCGGCCCTGAGCAAGGCGCGCAGCAAGGGCATCCTGCGCCGCAACACAGTGTCCCGCCGGATCTCCCGTCTCGCCATCAGGGTCAATCAACTGGCCGCCAAGGCGTAG
- a CDS encoding Y-family DNA polymerase, which translates to MPVVALVDCNNFYVSCERVFNLKLAGKPVLVLGNNDGIVVARSNEAKALGIPMGAPVFKYQPLIRRHDVQVFSSNYALYGDMSQRVIETLQQFSPEVEVYSIDEAFLNLSGFTRTSLTDYGRRVSATVKQWTGIPVSVGIAETKTLAKIANRHAKQATESAGVFDLTTWPDRDSLLARVPVEDVWGIGAAHARRLKRQGITTALGLRGADDHWIRKQMGVVGLRTVQELRGTSCLPLEQCPPPKQGITCSRSFGRPVTTLAEMREAVAAYTARAAEKLRGEHLAAAALTVFLTTNPFTDESQYSNALTLRLPVATDVTTDLLHLALKSVESIYRDGYRYKKAGVMLLGLVPVGQVQANLFECTDRERSTRLMRAVDAVNTRQGADTVRFAAAGLTRRWRTRFARRSPAYTTRWHEIPQVQAS; encoded by the coding sequence ATGCCCGTCGTTGCCCTGGTCGACTGCAACAACTTCTACGTGTCCTGCGAGCGGGTGTTTAACCTCAAGCTCGCTGGGAAGCCCGTACTCGTGCTCGGGAACAATGATGGAATCGTAGTTGCCCGGTCGAACGAGGCCAAGGCCCTAGGCATTCCGATGGGCGCGCCGGTCTTCAAGTACCAGCCGCTTATTCGCCGGCACGACGTCCAAGTGTTCTCCTCGAACTATGCCCTCTACGGCGACATGTCCCAGCGAGTGATAGAGACCCTGCAACAGTTCAGCCCCGAGGTCGAGGTCTACTCGATCGACGAAGCCTTCCTCAATCTCTCAGGATTCACCCGCACCAGCCTCACTGACTACGGGCGCCGGGTCAGTGCGACCGTGAAGCAGTGGACCGGCATTCCCGTCTCGGTCGGGATCGCTGAGACCAAGACCTTGGCCAAGATCGCCAACCGCCACGCCAAGCAGGCCACGGAATCAGCCGGCGTGTTCGACCTGACAACCTGGCCCGATCGAGATAGTCTCCTGGCCCGGGTGCCGGTCGAGGACGTGTGGGGTATCGGGGCGGCCCATGCGCGGAGGCTAAAGCGCCAGGGGATCACGACCGCCCTGGGCCTGCGGGGAGCAGACGATCACTGGATCCGCAAACAAATGGGGGTGGTCGGGCTCAGGACCGTCCAGGAGCTGCGCGGGACTTCCTGCCTCCCCCTCGAGCAGTGCCCGCCCCCCAAGCAGGGTATTACCTGTTCTCGGTCGTTCGGCCGGCCGGTGACGACGTTGGCTGAGATGCGGGAGGCCGTGGCAGCCTATACTGCCCGGGCGGCTGAAAAGCTACGGGGAGAGCACTTGGCGGCTGCCGCCCTGACCGTGTTCTTGACGACCAATCCGTTCACGGATGAGTCGCAGTACAGTAACGCCCTGACACTCAGATTGCCGGTGGCCACCGATGTAACCACCGACTTGTTGCATCTGGCCTTGAAGAGCGTGGAATCTATCTACCGTGACGGCTATCGGTACAAGAAGGCCGGCGTGATGCTGTTGGGACTAGTCCCGGTTGGCCAGGTACAGGCGAACCTGTTTGAGTGTACCGATCGGGAACGATCCACACGGCTGATGAGAGCCGTAGACGCAGTGAACACCCGCCAAGGCGCAGACACGGTTCGATTTGCCGCCGCAGGGCTGACCCGACGCTGGCGAACACGATTTGCGAGGCGCTCCCCGGCATATACCACCAGGTGGCATGAGATTCCGCAGGTGCAGGCCTCAT
- a CDS encoding haloacid dehalogenase, which yields MPDAIDWTQVDDVLLDMDGTLLDRDFDNFFFEEELPRRYAALQGMDESAAREKLFALYRSVEGELAWTDLHYWTKTTEIDVVALTREFSHRIGYLPGAEDFLRALRLRGKRVVILTNAHAEGVAIKCAKTGLDKQVDRIVNAFEVGALKMREAYWPACQRRLGFDPARALYIDDDEACLVAADTFGVRHIRHSAKSSTKRPACLSRHYPSLERLTDLLA from the coding sequence GTGCCCGACGCAATCGACTGGACACAGGTCGACGACGTGCTGCTGGATATGGACGGCACGCTGCTCGACCGCGATTTTGACAATTTCTTCTTTGAAGAGGAACTGCCGCGCCGCTATGCGGCGCTCCAGGGGATGGACGAATCGGCGGCGCGCGAGAAACTCTTTGCGCTCTACCGGTCGGTCGAGGGCGAATTGGCCTGGACCGACCTTCATTACTGGACGAAAACGACCGAGATCGATGTGGTGGCGCTGACGCGGGAATTCTCCCATCGCATCGGCTATCTGCCAGGCGCGGAGGACTTCCTGCGTGCGCTCCGTCTGCGCGGCAAGCGCGTCGTCATCCTGACCAACGCCCATGCTGAGGGCGTGGCCATCAAGTGCGCGAAAACGGGGCTCGACAAGCAGGTGGACCGGATCGTCAACGCCTTCGAAGTCGGCGCGCTAAAAATGCGCGAAGCCTATTGGCCGGCCTGCCAGCGGCGCCTCGGCTTCGATCCCGCCCGCGCTCTGTATATCGATGATGACGAAGCCTGCCTCGTCGCCGCCGACACCTTCGGCGTCCGGCACATCCGGCACAGTGCCAAATCCAGCACGAAGCGGCCCGCCTGCCTCTCGCGACACTATCCGTCGCTCGAACGGCTCACGGATCTGCTGGCATGA
- a CDS encoding ribosome biogenesis GTPase Der: MRAPLIAIIGRPNVGKSTLFNRILGTKAAIVDDVPGVTRDRHYADGTYRGRHFRLVDTGGLEPSSTEGMVALIKHQSQLAIAEADFLILLMDGRAGLTPADEEIVGLLRGTKKPLFVAVNKIDTPKAESLLADFYQLGFDPLYPVSAEHSLGVDDLLEALVPLLPQPGEEPEPAEMPKIAVVGRPNAGKSTLVNTLLGQERMVVSDVPGTTRDSIDTIVAYKGRRYLFTDTAGIRRRGRVERGIEGYSVARAMRAMGRSDIAVLVLDGVEGITEQDTKIIGLLLKQGRACVILVNKWDLRSGEAGARDRYTQELKRRLPFIPWAPVLFGSALKPDSVAQVFPLLDRVNAAFTGRIPTGQLNKFLQDVLAQHPLPVKKGRPGKATLSAYITQVAAKPPAFAFFVGHPENITTNYLKLLENRLREQFGLPGTPIHLLVRKK; this comes from the coding sequence ATGCGCGCGCCGCTGATCGCTATCATCGGACGGCCGAACGTCGGCAAATCCACGCTGTTTAACCGTATTCTTGGCACGAAGGCCGCGATCGTGGACGACGTCCCCGGCGTCACGCGCGACCGCCACTACGCGGACGGGACCTATCGTGGCCGCCACTTCCGACTTGTGGACACGGGCGGCCTCGAACCCAGCTCCACTGAGGGCATGGTCGCGCTCATCAAGCACCAGTCGCAGCTCGCCATCGCCGAGGCCGACTTTCTTATCCTGTTAATGGACGGCCGCGCCGGCCTCACGCCAGCCGACGAGGAAATCGTCGGCCTCTTGCGCGGCACAAAGAAGCCGCTCTTCGTCGCCGTCAATAAAATCGACACGCCTAAGGCCGAATCGCTTCTGGCTGATTTCTACCAACTTGGATTCGATCCGCTGTATCCGGTGTCGGCCGAGCACAGTCTCGGCGTGGATGACCTGCTGGAAGCCCTCGTCCCGCTGCTGCCTCAGCCGGGCGAGGAACCGGAGCCTGCGGAGATGCCGAAGATTGCGGTGGTGGGTCGCCCCAATGCCGGCAAGTCCACGCTCGTGAATACGCTGCTGGGGCAGGAACGTATGGTCGTGAGTGACGTGCCGGGCACGACACGCGATTCCATCGATACGATCGTCGCCTATAAAGGACGCCGCTACCTGTTCACTGACACGGCGGGCATCCGCCGCCGTGGGCGCGTCGAGCGTGGGATCGAGGGCTACAGCGTCGCGCGGGCCATGCGCGCGATGGGCCGGTCCGACATCGCCGTGCTGGTGCTCGACGGCGTGGAGGGGATCACCGAGCAGGACACAAAGATCATCGGCCTCCTGCTCAAGCAGGGTCGGGCCTGCGTGATCCTCGTCAACAAATGGGATCTGCGTTCTGGCGAGGCTGGCGCGCGTGACCGCTACACGCAGGAATTGAAACGCCGCCTACCCTTCATTCCTTGGGCCCCGGTGCTCTTTGGCTCAGCGCTAAAGCCGGATTCCGTGGCACAGGTGTTTCCGTTGCTCGACCGTGTGAATGCCGCCTTCACCGGCCGCATCCCGACTGGGCAGTTGAACAAGTTCCTCCAGGACGTCCTCGCGCAACATCCCCTGCCGGTAAAAAAGGGCCGACCTGGCAAGGCCACGCTCTCGGCCTATATCACGCAGGTCGCCGCCAAGCCGCCGGCCTTTGCCTTCTTCGTGGGCCATCCGGAAAACATCACGACCAATTACCTGAAGCTTCTCGAAAACCGACTCCGCGAGCAGTTCGGGCTCCCCGGTACGCCCATCCACCTCCTCGTCCGCAAGAAATAG
- the pyrF gene encoding orotidine-5'-phosphate decarboxylase, producing MASVNARDRLILAMDVPSGDEAERLMARVGDSVRFVKIGLELYTAAGSAIVESALAQGKRVFLDLKFLDIEETVRRATARVAAMGVDFLTVHANRKALTAAVIGRGARRADGLKLLAVTVLTNFDANDLRDMGMQWSVADLVAARAKLAHEVGCDGVIASGEEPAAIRQKVGGNFLIVTPGIRPSGMGADDHARVTTPTQTIKAGADYLVVGRPIRDAADPCEAADAIVREMQAAFDARG from the coding sequence ATGGCAAGCGTGAACGCCAGAGACCGGCTGATCCTCGCAATGGACGTCCCGTCGGGCGACGAGGCGGAGCGCCTGATGGCGCGCGTCGGCGACTCCGTGCGGTTCGTCAAGATCGGGCTGGAGCTCTACACGGCGGCGGGATCGGCGATCGTGGAATCCGCGCTCGCGCAGGGCAAGCGCGTGTTTCTCGATCTGAAGTTCCTCGACATCGAGGAGACGGTGCGCCGCGCCACGGCGCGCGTGGCGGCCATGGGCGTGGATTTCCTGACCGTGCACGCCAACCGCAAGGCGCTGACCGCGGCAGTCATTGGGCGCGGCGCGCGGCGGGCCGACGGCCTCAAGCTGCTCGCCGTGACGGTCCTGACCAATTTCGACGCCAACGATCTGCGCGACATGGGCATGCAATGGAGCGTGGCCGACCTTGTGGCTGCGCGCGCGAAGCTGGCGCACGAGGTCGGCTGCGACGGCGTCATCGCTTCCGGTGAGGAGCCGGCGGCCATCCGTCAGAAGGTCGGCGGAAACTTTCTGATCGTGACGCCGGGCATCCGGCCGTCCGGTATGGGCGCCGACGACCATGCGCGTGTGACGACGCCGACGCAAACCATCAAGGCCGGCGCGGACTATCTCGTCGTGGGCCGGCCCATTCGGGATGCCGCTGATCCGTGTGAAGCGGCCGACGCCATCGTCCGCGAAATGCAGGCCGCCTTCGACGCGCGCGGGTGA
- a CDS encoding cytochrome-c peroxidase has product MNSVRTTAWLLAGVVLAVAGAMEPVHADDLILVGGVAVPDIGPLPTAVPVPPNNLNYTAKVELGKQLYFDGRLSGNGAISCAFCHNPATGFADPRQTSIGIGGAVGGRQSPTVFNTAFNHLQFWDGRAGSLEEQAIGPIQSPTEMGETHENVVAKLNKIKGYRKQFRAVFGADVNLQGIADAIAAYERTVLSTNSAFDKYVTGDKRALTESAIRGMAVFKGKGRCLLCHNGPNFTDNQFHNLGVPQVGPMKEDLGRYYVTKREVDKGAFKTPTLRSIAETAPYMHDGAFGTLEAVVDFLDQGGGANPHLSPLMKKLNLTKEDKADLVEFLKALSGEPVTVTLPKLP; this is encoded by the coding sequence ATGAACTCTGTGCGCACGACCGCATGGCTGCTCGCCGGCGTGGTGCTGGCGGTGGCCGGCGCGATGGAGCCCGTGCACGCCGACGATTTGATCCTCGTGGGGGGCGTGGCCGTTCCGGACATCGGTCCCCTGCCGACCGCTGTGCCGGTACCACCGAACAATCTCAACTACACGGCCAAGGTAGAATTGGGCAAGCAACTCTATTTTGACGGGCGGCTGTCCGGGAACGGCGCGATTTCCTGCGCCTTCTGTCACAATCCTGCAACTGGATTCGCCGATCCACGACAGACCTCCATTGGCATCGGTGGTGCCGTCGGCGGACGCCAGTCGCCGACCGTGTTCAACACGGCGTTTAACCATCTGCAGTTTTGGGATGGCCGCGCGGGCTCTCTGGAGGAACAGGCGATCGGACCGATCCAGAGTCCGACCGAGATGGGGGAAACGCACGAAAACGTCGTCGCCAAGCTGAACAAGATCAAGGGGTATCGCAAGCAGTTCCGCGCCGTCTTCGGGGCTGATGTGAACCTCCAGGGCATCGCCGACGCGATTGCGGCCTACGAGCGGACGGTCCTCTCGACCAACTCTGCCTTCGACAAATATGTCACGGGCGACAAACGTGCCCTGACCGAGTCGGCAATCCGCGGCATGGCGGTCTTTAAAGGCAAGGGCCGCTGCCTGCTCTGCCACAACGGGCCAAACTTCACAGACAACCAGTTCCACAATCTTGGCGTACCGCAGGTCGGTCCGATGAAGGAGGATCTCGGCCGCTACTACGTGACGAAGCGAGAAGTTGACAAGGGAGCCTTCAAGACGCCGACGCTCCGCAGCATCGCCGAGACCGCGCCCTACATGCACGATGGCGCTTTCGGTACGCTGGAAGCCGTGGTGGACTTTCTGGATCAGGGCGGCGGGGCGAATCCCCATCTCAGCCCTCTCATGAAAAAACTGAACCTGACGAAGGAAGACAAGGCGGACCTTGTCGAATTTCTCAAGGCGCTCAGCGGCGAGCCGGTGACAGTCACCCTTCCAAAGCTCCCGTGA